A genome region from Populus alba chromosome 5, ASM523922v2, whole genome shotgun sequence includes the following:
- the LOC118030452 gene encoding probable beta-D-xylosidase 7, translating to MKLQNLVIFLIFHVTSLHLCVESTDSSHPQDPYSCASASQPPYSCDSSDPSTKTYDFCKTTLPISRRAEDLVSRLTFEEKATQLVDTSPAIPRLGIPAYEWWSEGLHGVGFLTRVQQGISFFNRTIQHATSFPQVILTAASFDAHIWYRIGQATGKEARALYNAGQVTGLGFWAPNVNIFRDPRWGRGQETPGEDPLVVGKYGASFVRGVQGDSFEGESTLGDHLQASACCKHYTAHDLDNWNGVNRFRFNAIVTLQDMADTYQPPFRSCVREGKASGIMCSYNEINGIPSCAHYDLLTKTLRQEWGFYGYITSDCDAVNVLHVEQKYAKAPEDAVADALKSGMDVECSTSARSKDFPVSYLRNYTKSAVEKRKVTVSEIDRALHNLFSTRMRLGLFNGDPTKQLYSDIGPDQVCSQEHQALALEAALDGIVLLKNADRLLPLSKSGISSLAVIGPNAHNSTNLLGNYFGPACKNVTILEGLRNYVSSASYDKGCNNVSCTSAAKKKPVEMAQTEDQVILVMGLDQSQEKERLDRMDLVLPGKQPTLITAVAKAAKRPIVLVLLGGSPMDVTFAKNNRKIGSILWAGYPGQAGATALAQIIFGEYNPGGRLPVTWYPQEFTKVPMTDMRMRPQPSTGNPGRTYRFYEGEKVFEFGYGLSYSDYSYAFASVAQNQLNVKDSSNQQSENSETPGCKLVSDIGEEQCEHIKFKVTVSVKNEGQMAGKHPVLLFARHAKPGKGRPVKKLVGFQTVKLGAGERTEIEYELSPCEHLSSANEDGVMVMEEGSQILLVGDKEHPVTIIV from the exons ATGAAACTCCAAAACTTGGTCATTTTCCTCATATTCCATGTTACTTCGCTTCACTTGTGTGTTGAGTCGACAGATTCATCTCACCCACAGGATCCTTACTCATGTGCTTCTGCTTCACAACCTCCATACTCGTGTGATTCATCTGACCCGTCAACAAAGACGTATGATTTTTGCAAAACCACGCTGCCTATAAGCCGAAGAGCAGAAGACCTTGTCTCTAGACTAACGTTTGAGGAAAAGGCAACGCAGCTTGTTGACACATCCCCGGCAATTCCGAGGCTTGGCATTCCTGCCTATGAATGGTGGTCGGAGGGATTACACGGTGTTGGTTTTCTGACCAGGGTGCAACAAGGCATCAGTTTTTTCAATAGAACCATTCAGCATGCCACAAGCTTCCCTCAAGTCATTCTCACTGCTGCTTCATTTGATGCCCATATTTGGTATCGCATTGGTCAA GCGACTGGTAAAGAAGCAAGAGCCTTATACAATGCTGGGCAAGTTACAGGCTTGGGATTTTGGGCACCAAACGTCAACATATTTAGAGACCCTAGATGGGGAAGAGGGCAAGAGACACCTGGAGAAGATCCATTGGTTGTAGGGAAGTATGGAGCGTCATTTGTCAGAGGAGTTCAGGGGGACTCTTTTGAAGGAGAGTCGACCCTTGGTGACCATCTTCAAGCTTCAGCTTGTTGCAAGCATTATACTGCCCACGACTTGGACAATTGGAATGGCGTGAATAGGTTCAGATTTAACGCTATA GTCACATTGCAGGACATGGCAGATACGTACCAGCCTCCATTCAGAAGTTGCGTACGAGAAGGAAAAGCTAGCGGGATAATGTGTTCTTACAACGAAATTAATGGAATCCCAAGCTGTGCACATTACGATCTCTTGACTAAGACACTCAGACAAGAGTGGGGCTTCTACGg GTACATCACGTCTGATTGCGATGCCGTCAACGTCCTACATGTTGAGCAAAAATACGCTAAAGCACCAGAAGATGCAGTGGCCGATGCGCTTAAATCTG GGATGGATGTGGAATGTTCAACCTCTGCAAGATCAAAAGATTTCCCTGTTAGTTACTTGAGGAACTACACCAAATCAGCTGTTGAAAAGAGAAAAGTGACAGTAAGTGAAATAGACAGAGCCCTTCACAACCTCTTCTCTACGAGGATGAGATTAGGACTATTCAATGGCGATCCCACCAAACAGCTCTACAGCGATATTGGTCCAGACCAAGTCTGTTCTCAAGAACATCAGGCTCTAGCCCTTGAAGCAGCTCTAGATGGCATTGTCCTACTAAAGAATGCTGATAGACTTCTTCCTCTTTCAAAATCAGGAATCTCTTCTCTTGCAGTTATAGGCCCCAATGCGCACAATTCAACAAACCTTCTTGGAAATTATTTTGGTCCAGCCTGCAAAAATGTTACGATATTGGAAGGATTGCGGAACTATGTCAGTTCTGCCTCGTATGACAAAGGTTGCAATAATGTTTCGTGCACTTCAGCTGCAAAGAAGAAACCAGTAGAAATGGCACAAACGGAAGATCAAGTGATATTAGTAATGGGACTGGATCAAAGTCAAGAGAAGGAGAGGCTTGATCGTATGGACTTGGTGCTCCCAGGGAAGCAGCCAACGCTAATAACTGCTGTAGCCAAAGCTGCCAAAAGACCTATTGTTCTGGTGCTTCTTGGTGGAAGTCCAATGGATGTAACTTTTGCAAAGAATAATCGAAAGATTGGGAGCATTTTATGGGCTGGTTATCCAGGTCAAGCTGGAGCAACTGCACTAGCGCAGATTATATTTGGCGAGTACAACCCAG GAGGGAGATTACCAGTGACTTGGTATCCGCAAGAATTCACCAAAGTACCAATGACAGACATGAGAATGCGTCCTCAACCATCTACAGGAAATCCTGGCCGTACTTACAGATTCTACGAAGGGGAGAAGGTTTTCGAATTCGGGTATGGTCTCAGCTACTCAGACTATTCTTATGCGTTTGCCTCTGTTGCACAGAACCAGTTGAACGTGAAAGATTCAAGCAATCAGCAGTCTGAGAACTCAGAGACTCCTGGATGCAAGCTAGTTTCAGACATTGGTGAAGAACAATGTGAACATATTAAGTTTAAAGTCACCGTCAGTGTTAAAAACGAGGGACAGATGGCAGGTAAGCATCCTGTATTGCTTTTTGCGAGGCACGCAAAGCCTGGAAAGGGAAGGCCAGTCAAAAAGTTGGTTGGATTCCAAACTGTGAAATTAGGTGCAGGAGAGAGAACTGAAATTGAATATGAGTTGAGCCCTTGTGAGCACCTCAGCAGTGCTAACGAAGATGGTGTGATGGTGATGGAAGAAGGATCTCAAATCTTGCTTGTTGGGGACAAGGAACACCCTGTCACTATTATAGTCTGA